The following are from one region of the Nicotiana tomentosiformis chromosome 7, ASM39032v3, whole genome shotgun sequence genome:
- the LOC138895780 gene encoding uncharacterized protein, with protein sequence MLAQIVASQAQRSNVTPTSSSQQGDSTSSRVNRFLQLDPPVFKGTNLEEDPQEFIDEMHKTLRVMCATNTEAVELASYRLKEVAYSWYELWEESREERSPPVRWGESVDAFIDHFLPAETKSACAAEFENLIQGSLSVWDYHMRFSYLSKYAIYMLPTMEARVRRFVQGLSPLVINKGAKAALNSDMNYGKIVEFAQATKTRKLRNIMEREGSNKARSAGNLGDFSGPSQQQHWRRFRPSQGNMGSYQQGRHGGRFQQQRRP encoded by the coding sequence atgttggctcagatagtggcttcccaagcCCAAAGATCAAATGttacacccacttcttctagtcagcaaggggattctactagttccagggtgaacaggtttctccagttggatcctccagtgttcaagGGTACTAACCTAGAGGAGGATCCCCAAgaattcattgatgagatgcacaagactctccgagttatgtgtgctactaatacagaggcagtggaattggcttcctaccgcctgaaagaggtggcatattcttggtatgaactatgggaggagtcccgtgaagaaagGAGCCCTCCGGTGAGGTGGGGTGAGTCtgtcgatgccttcattgatcatttcttgcctgccgagactaagtcAGCatgtgctgctgagtttgagaacctgaTACAAGGTAGcttgagtgtgtgggattaccatatgagattctcctacctgtctaagtatgctatttacatgttgcccactatggaggctagagtgcgccgctTTGTGCAgggacttagtcccttggtaattaataagGGCGCTAaggctgccttgaattctgatatgaactatggtaagatagTGGAATTCGCTCAAGCCACAAAGACTCGCAAATTGAGGAAcataatggagcgagagggtagcaataaggcACGGTCTGCGGGCAACTTGGGTGATTTTTCAGGCCCTAGTCAACAGCAACATTGGAGacgtttcaggcccagtcagggcaatatGGGCTCCTatcagcagggtcgtcatggtggtagattccagcagcagaggaggccctaa